A window of Malania oleifera isolate guangnan ecotype guangnan chromosome 5, ASM2987363v1, whole genome shotgun sequence contains these coding sequences:
- the LOC131155208 gene encoding uncharacterized protein LOC131155208 isoform X2, which yields MASRSDLDVDDDFSEIYKEYTGPLGSAPANSQERVKTNKRSHAGSDEEEEPHDPNAVPTDFTSREAKFWEAKSKATERNWKKRKEEEMICKICGESGHFTQGCPSTLGANRKSQDFFERVPARDKHVKALFTEKVIHKIEKDIGCKIKIEEKFIIVSGKDRLILAKGVDAVHKVIKEEGNKRGSSSSHAARSRSSERSPVGSRLGRSEPLRPFSSPQNTSQFQQRSSRHEKAVEDRVREDLHKLSRGSPQAYGNDGARGRSSRSKSPARGPYMGNDYNSYENHTETMGIYRTDGWDTERRGSDIQSGRKFEHSTFPQTIEELELEYKREVMELGRIRDKEEDEENYKHREAVREMQEIYMKKLTILRGTQTKQWEEFLQLDAQRRQRARQQMPTSGFGGYKQPNFADYDGSLANPHYAAANFPMDPRGRYSNAIEDYPSSRPHDTYSDFQRPRRDDFGKSYNRY from the exons ATGGCAAGTAGGTCAGATCTAGACGTCGATGATGACTTCAGTGAAATTTATAAGGAATATACTGGTCCTCTGGGATCTGCACCTGCAAATTCACAAGAGAGagtgaaaacaaataaaagatcCCATGCAGGTTCAGATGAAGAAGAGGAGCCTCATGATCCAAATGCTGTTCCAACTGATTTCACTAGCAGAGAGGCTAAATTTTGGGAGGCTAAATCTAAAGCTACTGAGAGGaattggaaaaaaagaaaagaagaggaaatgATTTGCAAAATATGTGGCGAATCAGGCCACTTTACTCAG GGGTGCCCGTCTACTCTTGGAGCAAATCGCAAGTCTCAGGATTTCTTTGAAAGAGTTCCTGCAAGAGACAAGCATGTGAAAGCCCTTTTTACCGAGAAGGTTATTCACAAGATTGAAAAAGATATTGGCTGTAAAATTAAAATAGAGGAGAAGTTTATCATTGTGAGTGGCAAGGATAGGTTAATCTTGGCCAAAGGCGTGGATGCTGTTCACAAAGTGATCAAGGAAGAAGGTAACAAAAGGGGATCATCTAGTTCCCATGCAGCTAGATCTAGGTCGTCTGAACGGAGCCCTGTTGGTTCACGGTTGGGACGCTCTGAACCCTTAAGGCCTTTTTCTAGCCCACAAAACACATCACAGTTCCAGCAGAGGTCCAGCAGGCATGAGAAAGCTGTGGAAGACCGTGTTCGTGAGGATCTGCATAAATTATCAAGGGGCTCTCCACAAG CTTATGGTAATGATGGAGCCAGAGGTCGTTCAAGCCGTTCAAAGTCTCCAGCACGTGGCCCTTACATGGGTAACGACTATAATTCGTATGAAAATCATACTGAAACCATGGGGATCTACAGAACTGATGGATGGGATACTGAGAGACGAGGATCCGATATCCAATCTGGCCGTAAGTTTGAACACTCCACCTTTCCCCAGACAATAGAAGAATTAGAGCTGGAATATAAGAGGGAGGTGATGGAACTTGGAAGAATTCGAGacaaggaagaagatgaagagaatTACAAGCATCGGGAG GCTGTCAGGGAAATGCAAGAAATTTATATGAAGAAATTGACTATTTTAAGGGGCACTCAAACTAAACAGTGGGAAGAGTTTCTTCAGCTTGATGCCCAAAGGCGGCAGCGTGCTCGCCAACAAATGCCCACTTCGGGGTTTGGTGGTTATAAACAGCCCAATTTTGCTGACTATGATGGTTCTTTGGCAAACCCTCACTATGCAGCAGCCAATTTTCCTATGGATCCAAGGGGCAGGTATTCAAATGCTATAGAAGATTATCCTTCATCAAGGCCTCATGACACTTATAGTGATTTCCAGCGGCCAAGGCGAGATGATTTTGGGAAATCTTACAATCGTTACTGA
- the LOC131155208 gene encoding uncharacterized protein LOC131155208 isoform X1: MMASRSDLDVDDDFSEIYKEYTGPLGSAPANSQERVKTNKRSHAGSDEEEEPHDPNAVPTDFTSREAKFWEAKSKATERNWKKRKEEEMICKICGESGHFTQGCPSTLGANRKSQDFFERVPARDKHVKALFTEKVIHKIEKDIGCKIKIEEKFIIVSGKDRLILAKGVDAVHKVIKEEGNKRGSSSSHAARSRSSERSPVGSRLGRSEPLRPFSSPQNTSQFQQRSSRHEKAVEDRVREDLHKLSRGSPQAYGNDGARGRSSRSKSPARGPYMGNDYNSYENHTETMGIYRTDGWDTERRGSDIQSGRKFEHSTFPQTIEELELEYKREVMELGRIRDKEEDEENYKHREAVREMQEIYMKKLTILRGTQTKQWEEFLQLDAQRRQRARQQMPTSGFGGYKQPNFADYDGSLANPHYAAANFPMDPRGRYSNAIEDYPSSRPHDTYSDFQRPRRDDFGKSYNRY; encoded by the exons ATGGCAAGTAGGTCAGATCTAGACGTCGATGATGACTTCAGTGAAATTTATAAGGAATATACTGGTCCTCTGGGATCTGCACCTGCAAATTCACAAGAGAGagtgaaaacaaataaaagatcCCATGCAGGTTCAGATGAAGAAGAGGAGCCTCATGATCCAAATGCTGTTCCAACTGATTTCACTAGCAGAGAGGCTAAATTTTGGGAGGCTAAATCTAAAGCTACTGAGAGGaattggaaaaaaagaaaagaagaggaaatgATTTGCAAAATATGTGGCGAATCAGGCCACTTTACTCAG GGGTGCCCGTCTACTCTTGGAGCAAATCGCAAGTCTCAGGATTTCTTTGAAAGAGTTCCTGCAAGAGACAAGCATGTGAAAGCCCTTTTTACCGAGAAGGTTATTCACAAGATTGAAAAAGATATTGGCTGTAAAATTAAAATAGAGGAGAAGTTTATCATTGTGAGTGGCAAGGATAGGTTAATCTTGGCCAAAGGCGTGGATGCTGTTCACAAAGTGATCAAGGAAGAAGGTAACAAAAGGGGATCATCTAGTTCCCATGCAGCTAGATCTAGGTCGTCTGAACGGAGCCCTGTTGGTTCACGGTTGGGACGCTCTGAACCCTTAAGGCCTTTTTCTAGCCCACAAAACACATCACAGTTCCAGCAGAGGTCCAGCAGGCATGAGAAAGCTGTGGAAGACCGTGTTCGTGAGGATCTGCATAAATTATCAAGGGGCTCTCCACAAG CTTATGGTAATGATGGAGCCAGAGGTCGTTCAAGCCGTTCAAAGTCTCCAGCACGTGGCCCTTACATGGGTAACGACTATAATTCGTATGAAAATCATACTGAAACCATGGGGATCTACAGAACTGATGGATGGGATACTGAGAGACGAGGATCCGATATCCAATCTGGCCGTAAGTTTGAACACTCCACCTTTCCCCAGACAATAGAAGAATTAGAGCTGGAATATAAGAGGGAGGTGATGGAACTTGGAAGAATTCGAGacaaggaagaagatgaagagaatTACAAGCATCGGGAG GCTGTCAGGGAAATGCAAGAAATTTATATGAAGAAATTGACTATTTTAAGGGGCACTCAAACTAAACAGTGGGAAGAGTTTCTTCAGCTTGATGCCCAAAGGCGGCAGCGTGCTCGCCAACAAATGCCCACTTCGGGGTTTGGTGGTTATAAACAGCCCAATTTTGCTGACTATGATGGTTCTTTGGCAAACCCTCACTATGCAGCAGCCAATTTTCCTATGGATCCAAGGGGCAGGTATTCAAATGCTATAGAAGATTATCCTTCATCAAGGCCTCATGACACTTATAGTGATTTCCAGCGGCCAAGGCGAGATGATTTTGGGAAATCTTACAATCGTTACTGA